The Deinococcus radiotolerans genome segment TGCGACGTGTACTGGCCCGGCTTCCGCCGCGTGGACTTCCTGCGCGCCCTGCGCGACTACCAGGGCCGCGACCGCCGCTTCGGCCGCTGACCCGCGCCCCACCCGCCGGGGGCCACCCCGCAGCGTCCAGCTGGACAGGCCACGCCGCCACACCACCCGCGAATGTGAAATTTGCCGTAAACGACGCGCAATCCTTCACCGCTACCCGCCGCGCCGCCCCGGCGACCCGCGGCAGGCGTCCACACGACCTCCACCCGTCCCGGCCCCGTGTAAGCAGCGCGTAAGAAGCCGCTTCTTACCGTGAGAACAGTCAAAGAGCGCCACCGCGCCACAGCGCTTTCTGGAAGGAGAAGCATATGAAACACCTGAAATTCATCCTGATCATCAGTGCCGCCGGCGCGGCCGCCGCGCAGACCGCCAGCCCCGTCAGCCTGAACCTCGTCCTGTCCCTCGTCAGCACCGTCAAAGTCAACGGCAAGGCCACCGAGCAACTCACCGCCAACCCCAAGACCACCCTGCCCGGCGACGTCATCAGCCAGGTCGTCACCGTACGCAACAGCAGCGACAAGACCGTGCGCCAGTTCCCCGTCACCCTGCCCGTCCCCAAAGACACCCGCTACCTGAACATGGAAAAAGAACTGGACGGCGCCCAGGCGCAGTACTCCATCGACGGCGGCAAGACCTTCGCCCCCGCCCCCCTGAAACGCCGCGTGACCGTCACCGAGAACGGCAAGAGCGTCACCCGTGACGTCACCGTGAACCCCAACGAGTACACCACCGTCCGCTGGACCGTGAGCGAACTCAGCCCGAACGGCACCCTGAAACTCGGCTACCGCGTTCAGGTCAAGTAACCCCACCCCACCCGGGACGTCCAGGGGCACGCGCGCCTGAACGCCTTACCCCCTGCCGCCCCGCCAACCGCTCACGGAGGAGTTCAATGAAAACCACCCACCTGTTCACGCTCATGGCCGCACTGGCCGCCGGCACGGCCGCCGCTCAGGCCACTGTCAGCCGCACCGGCAACCTCACCAACGCGGGCGTAACCATCACCAACACCGCCTCCGCCACCTTCCAGGACCCCTCCAACACCAGCAACACCCTGAGCGCCAGCTCCAACACCGTGAGCACCACCGTACTGCCCAAGTACGGCTTCAACATCACCTACCCCGCCGGCGGCGACAGCGACGCCACCGACACCACCGCCAACGCCCCCGCCACCCACCAGCGCACCAACGTCGTGCCGGGCACCCGCGTGGTCTTCCCGTACGTGGCAGTCAACAACGGCAACGCCGCGCAGGACATCACCTTGAGCTCCGACAGCACCAGCGGCGTCAGCAACGTCCTGTACTTCCTGACCAACCCCGACACCAACGGCGACGGCATCGTGAGCAACGCGGAACTGGCGGCCGCCACCGCCGTCACGACCATCACCCTGCCCGTCCAGGGCGACGATCCCGCCACCGGGACAGTCGAGACCAACTCAGGCATCGTGAGCTTCTACCAGGTCTACACTGCCACCGGACTCGCCGACGTGGTCGTCGGGGCCACACCCATCGCCACCGGCCAAGTCTGGAGCGGCACCGCCAACGTGAGCGCCACCGAACAGAAGGATCCCGCCACCCCCGCGTACGACGACCTGTGGTGGCAGTACAACAGCGCCAAGATCATCAAGGTGCAGCTGACCAATGATCCCAGCAACCCCGGGACCACCAAAGTTACCCTGCCCCCCACCGGCAGCACCCCCGTCCCCGGCTACACCTCCGGCACCACGCCGATCGCGGTGTCCGGCGACGAGCAGAGCGCCTACCCCAAAGCGGACGCCGACACCAACCCTGACTCCGTCGTCTTCACCAACGTCATCAGCAACGGCGCGGCCGTCGCCGACCCGGTGACCCTGAGCGTCGTGCCCCGCACCACCTTCCCCGTAACCGGCTTCAGCCAGACCGTCACCGCGACCGCCACCCCTGGCGTGTACACCGTCACGCAGACCAACCCGGACGGCAGCACCACCACCGCCACCGTGACCCTCAGCGCGACGAGCGTGACCGTTCCCGCCACTGGCAGCAGCACCTACACCGTCACCGTCACCTACCCCGACCAAGACACCGCCAACCCCTACCCCGTGTACGTGTCCGTGGGCGCCGAATCGGGCAACGACACCGACACCACCGTCGACGACACCACCTTCGACACCATCTACCCGCCCGCGCTGCAGTTCAGGGACAAGGTCACCGACGCGGCCGTGCAGGCCGGCACCGCTGGCAACCCCGCCGTCTTCCCGATGGTGGTCGCCAACACCGGCGAGTACGCCGACACCTACACCCTCTCGGGCTACACCGTGGTGAAACTGCTCGACGGCAGCCAGGCCATCGTGCCCATCAACTACAGCGGCACGGGCGTCACCCAGACCGGCACCCGCTCGGTCACGGACGCCGGAACCGGCCTGACCGCCACCATCCCCGTGTACACCACGGGCGCCATCAGCGCCAACGGCACCCTGGACGTCAACGCCTCCGTGACGCTGCCCGCGAACGTCAGCTACACCACCGGCACCAGCGGCTACCTCCTCAACCAGAGCGTCACCTCGGTGTACAGCGGCATCACGGCCACCGACACCAACGACAAGATCACCGTGGCCCTGAACGGCGCGCTGGCTGTCGCGAAGTTCACGAAGACCGCCACCAGCTACGCGACCGGCAGCGAGTACGTCCTGAACGGCACCGCCAGCACCGGCACCAGCAGTGATCCCCGCTCCGTGGCCAACCCCGCCGACTACAGCGCGGTGAACACCACCAGCTACGCGCCCGGCGTCACGTACAGCTACAAGATCATCGGCAAGAACACCTACAACACCCGCATCGAGAAGTTCTACCTGACCGACGCGCTGAACACCAACCTGAACTTCGTGAGCCTGACCGGCACCGTGACCGGCAACACCCTGGTCGGCGGCACCGACACCAGCGGCACGACCGTCATCTACAGCACCGACGGCAACACCTGGACCACCACCGCCCCCACCAGCGGCACCAGCGTCTACGTGGCCGTGGATGACCCCACCCAGACGGGCAACCAGCCCGGCAGCCTGGATCCCAGCGCCACGCTGGACATGACCATCACCGTCAACATCAAGTAAGTTCTAACCGGGCGTGCCCTGCACTGGCGTGGGGCACGCCCGTTCACAACACAGAAGCAACTTTGAATTTTCGCACATTTCAGTGCGCCGCCCCACTCCTACCGCACCCTTGGTGCGCCCACCGAGGAGCCCACCGTGAACCGTTCCACTTCCCTGGCCCTGACTGCCCTGCTGTTCGCCGGTTCGGCCGCGCAGGCCCTGACCCCCGCCGGCACCGTCATCCTGAACCAGGCGCAGGCGGAATTCCTGCCGCCCGACGCGGGCAGCACTGTTCAGGTTCAGTCGAACGAGGTGCGGACGGTCGTGCAGGCCGTCTGCTCGGTCAGCGTTACGCCTGATGGAACGGTCACGCAACCCGATCAGAGCGCTTCCGTTCTGCCTGGTGAGCAGGCTGTCTTCACCTACACGGTTGTGAATACCGGGAACGCGCGGTTCACCTTCCCGGTGGGTGCGCAGGCCGAAACGGGCAGCACCGTGAGCCCCACGCTGCGCGTCGTGAACGACCTGAACGGCAACGGGCAGGTCGACACGAATGAGCCGGACGTGACGGACGTGACCCTGGACGCTGATCAGCAGGCGCGGGTGCTGCTGGTCGCGCAGGCCGGCGCGGCCGGGAATGCGTTCGTGAACCTCACGGCGTCCTGCGCGGGCGGCGTGAACGCGGACACCAATAATGTCAGCGTGCTCCGGGTCGGCCCGCCCCCCGTGCTGGGCGTCCGGAAGACCTTCACGCCTGCCCTGGTCCGGCCGGGCACCGAGACGACCGTGAATGTCACCACCAGCAACTCCGGTCAGGGTGAGAGCCGCGAGGTGATCCTGACCGACCTGCTGACCGATCAGATTGCGCGCGGTCTGAGCTTCGTGCCCGGCAGCGCCCAGACGAACGTGGGGACGCTGGAGTACACCCAGGACGGCACCACCTGGACGACGGCCGAGGTGAGTCCTGTGCGTGGCGTGCGCGTTCGCGTGCCCAGCCTCGCCCCCGGCGCGAGCGTGCAACTTCAGTTCCGGATGCTGGCCACGCCCTCCGCGGAAGGGCAGCAGTTCGTGAACACCGCCACCGCCCGCACCGGTCAGGACCAGAGCAGTGGCAGCGCCACCGCCGACGTCCGCTACCAGCCCGCCGTGGCCATCGGTCCCGCCGGGAACCCCGAGGCGCCCGAGGGCAGCCCAGCCGACCGCCAGAGCACCACCTTCGCGGTGGCCGGTCAGCTCGTGTGCTTCGATCACACCGCCAAGAACACCGGGGACGTGCAGGACAGCTACCGCGTGACCGTCACGTACCCCCAGGGCGCGGCCGCCGCCACGCTGCTCGGCGAGAACGGCCAGCCTCTCGTGCAGCCCCTGATCCTGGCGCCCGGTCAGACGGCCGCCGTGCGCGTCTGCTACGACGCGCAGCCCGGCGCGCTGGACGCCCTGATCACCATTCAGGGCGACCGCGGCACCAGCAATGCCACCCACGATCTGATCGGCACGGTGCAGAGCGGCCTGCCGGAACTGCGCAAGACCTACGCGGCCGTCAGTGGCGCCACCCGGCAGCCCATCCCCGTGGGCGGCACGGTCGCTGTGGGTGACACGATCACGTACACCCTCTCGGTCCGCAACCCCTTCGACCACCCGGTCACGAACGTGGTGATCACCGACCTCATCCCGGCACACCTGGACGCCCAGAGCATCAGTGACGGGGGCGTGATCAGCGGGCAGCCCGGCGCGCAGACCGCGCAGTGGACGCTGGGGACCCTGGCGCCCGGCGAGACCCGCGCGGTCACGGTGACCACGCTCGTCTCGGCGCGCGCCGTGGACGGCGAGGCGCTGCTGAACACCTTCAGCATGGTCAGCACCGAGTTGCCCCGGGCGCTCGCCAGCAATCAGGTGCAGACGCCCGTCTGGAGTGCCCGCCTGCTGATCAGCAAGCAGGTCAGCGCTGCGGAAGCCACCTACGGCGACAAGCTCACGTACACCCTGGTCATCAGGAACGAGTCCGCGACCACCAGCATTGATGACGCCATCATCACCGACACCCCGGCCAGCGGCCTGGAGTACGTGCCGGGCACCAGCACCCTGGACGGCCAGCCCCTGGCTGATCCGGTCATCCTGGACGGCGTCCTGAAGTGGACGGTTCCGACCATCGGCCCCAGCCGCAGCATCCGCATCGGGTACCAGACGCGCGTAACGCCCGCCGCGACCGGCGAACTCGTGAACACCGCCGTCGTGACCGGCCAGGGCGCCGGCGGGCAGGCCCAGGCGATCGCCAGCAACGTCGCGACCGCCACCACGAAACTCAACCCGCTGAAGTTCGCGCCGCTGGCGGACATTCTGGGCACCGTGTTCGTGGACCGCAACCGCAACGGCCTGTTCGACCCGCTGCTGGACCAGCCGGTCCCGCGCGCCCGCATCCTGCTGGCCGGCGGCCGCGAGGCCCTCACCGACGCGCGCGGCCGCTACTCGTTCCCGAACGTGGCGCTGGGCACGCAGGCGCTGCGCCTGGACTCCAACACCACGCCCTACCCGCCCCTGAACGTCGCGCAGGACGGCGGCCTGAGCGGCACGCGCACGGTGTTCGTGCGCGGCCTGACCAGCGTGGACTTCCCGCTCGCGCCGCTGGGCGGCCAGATCGACGCGCTGCGCCGCACCACCCTGACCATGGGGGACGTGACACTCGAAAAGGCCGTGTACATCGTGGACGGCGGGTACGTGGTCACGCTGCGCCTGCGCACGCCCCGCCGCCTGGAGGACGTGACCCTCACCGACCCGCTGCCGCAGGGCGCGGTTCTGAAAGAAGGTAGAAATATTCACGTCGGTACCGTGGAGGCAGGTGACCTGAACCTCACCTACCGCTTCGACTGGACGGGCGAGCCTCGGGCCGCCACCACCGATCCAGATCTGAGCTGGAGGTACTGAACGTGCAACCGGACTTTAAACGCTTCGCGACCACCCTCTCGGCCCTGCTGGCCGCGAGCGTTTCGGCCGGCGCACAGAACGTCAGCACCAGCCTGCCCCTGACCTCGGTCGGCGACCGACTCATGTGGACGGTCGGGGATCAGGACCTGATCCTCGACGTGCCCCTGGCCGGTCCGGTGCGGCTGGAGCTGTACAGCCCCCGCGTGGACCCCGGCGATTACCGCTCGGACACGTACTACGGTGACGAGCAGTACGACGCGGGCCGCAGCCCGGTCAGCACCACCTTCAGCGTGCTGCGCGAGGACGGCAGCACCCTGCTGACGCGCACCTTCACGCCCGGCCAGCACGACTGGGCCACGCTGCTCGACCAGGACCTGCCCGCCGGCCGCTACCACCTGCGCGCCGCCACGAGCGGCAACGGCAAGAACACCTTCGCGATCCGCCTGGCGGGCGTCAGCGCCGACGTGCACGCCGACCAGCTGAGCGTGAACGTCCACTCGCGCGACTGGGTGCCCGCCGTGAACATCACCACCGACGGCCGCGCCCACGTGCTGCGCCTGTACGACGGTGACGGCCCGCAGGAACTCGAGGCGCGGCTGCGGGACGCCCAGGGTCACATCTACCCGCTGCAGGTCAGCGCGGACCTGAGCGTCACCGACCTGCCGCTGCCCGCCACGCCCGGCGCGTACACCGTCGAACTGCGCCAGCCTGCCGGCGCGCGGCAGTTCAGCAACACCGTCGGCTTCAGTCTGCTGCGCGACGGCACGCCCACCCCGATGACGGTCGCCCGCGTGGACCAGACTGGCACGCTCAGCGTCCGCGCCGAACTGGTCCTCCCGAACGGAACCCGCCCCACCCAGGCGCAGGTCACGGTCGGCAACACCCCCCTGACCGTGCAGGGGCAGGTCGAGCAGCGCGTCCCCACCGGCACGTACCCCGTCACGGCCGCGCCCGTGCCCGGCGCGCAGGTCAGCGTGAGCGGCAACGTCACCGTGCCCAGGGACGGGCGCGGCGACACCCTCGTGCAGGTGCGCCCCACAGTCAACCTGGACCTCAGCGCCGACAAGCTCGACGTCTGCCAGGGCGACACCGTCACGCTGCGCGCCCGGGCCAGCACTGCCTTCGCGGGCGATCTGCCCCTGGACCTCACGCTGGACGCCCCCGGCCTGAGTGACAAACGTGTCAGAACCGGCACCCTGAACGCCGCCACGCCCGGCGAGCTGACTTTCACCGCTGCGGCCAGCCAGCCCGGCCCGCTGACCGTCACCGCCCGCCTGGCCCCCTGGGGCCTGGAACGGCAGGTGCAGCTGAACGTCCGCCCCGAACGCACCACCCTGCAACTCCAGCGCGACCTGCCCGCCAGCGCGGCCGTCGGCGACGAGGTGACCGTCACCCTGCGCGTCACGAACACTGGCGACACACAGCAGAGCTACACGCTGGAAGACCAGGTGCCCGCCGGCCTTCAGGTCACGGACCCCACCCGCTTCAGTGGCACCCTCGCCCCCGGCGAGACCCGCACCCTGAGCTACCGCGCGACCGTCCAGCAGGCCGGTGACCTGACCGTCAGCGGCCAGCTGACCTCCGACGGCTGCGCCGCCCCCCAGTCCAGCCAGGGCACCCTGAACGCGCAGGCGCCCGCCGAGCCCAGCCCGGCCCAGACGCCCACGGGCACCCCTGCCCCTCAGGCGTCGGCGCCGCAGCAGCTGCGCAGCAGCAGCGTCTCGCTGCCCTTTGACGCGCCCAGCCAGGCCACCGAGATCGTCATCGCGCACGCCCCGCCCGCCAGCGCGCAGTACGTGCCCGGCAGCGCCCGCCTGAACGGCGCGGCCCTCGCAGACCCCCAGGTGGGCCCCAGCGGCACCCTGTACTGGACGCTCCCCGGCCCCGCCCAGCGCGGCGGCACGGCCGTGCGCGGCACCGTCACGTACGACCTGAGCCACACCGGACCGCTGGCCGAACTGCCCGCCCCGGCCCTGCTGGCCCGCTTCAAGGGTGAACGCAGCGAGGTGCTGCACGGCACCCTCAGCGACGCGGACCTCAGGGCGGCGCGCGCCCAGGGCAGCGAGCAGGCCGCGAACGACGGCGCGATCAAGTTCCCGCTCCAGGGCACCCTGATCCGCATCCGCGACCGCATCAACGTCACCGTTGAAGTCCCCCTGGACGGCCCCGTGGCCCTGCGCGTGAACGGCCAGCCCGTCAGTGAGGACCGCATCGGGGAGACCACCATTGACCCCGGCCAGGGCGTGCGCCGCCTCACGTTCATCGGCGTGCCCCTGCAACCCGGCACGAACACCCTGCAACTCGGCGCGGACACCGTCACCGTGCAGCTTGTGGGCGCCACCAGCCGCATCGAGGTCAAGCCCGTCGCCCTGACCGCCGACGGCGCCACGCCCCTGCGCCTGAAGATCCGCACCCTGGATGCCAGCGGCAACCTGACCAGCCAGGACAGCGTGACCCTGCGCAGCAACATCGACCCCACCCAGCAGGGCGCCAGCAGCGCCACCGGCACGTACACCCTGCCGCTCGTGAACGGCGAGGGCGAACTCGTCCTGCAACCCCAGTCCACGCCCACCACACTCAAGTTGCAGGTCGTGCAGGGGCAGGACGTCACCACCTACACCTTCGACGTCACGCCCGACAGCAGCCGCGTCGGCGTGGGCCTGATCAGCGCCACCCTGGGCCTGGACGGCCACCTCAGCCTCGCCGACGACCTGACCTGGCAGGCCCGCGCCAGCTACGAGGGGCCCCTTGCCGGCGGCAAACTGTACGTCGCTGCCGACAAGGCCGGCCTGCCCACCGAGCAGGACACCCTGCGCCGCTTCGCGACCTTCGGCGACGCCAGCACCCAGAGCACCGCGATGCAGGGCATCGACCCCGTCGCCATCCGGTACGACCACCCCAGCTTCCGCGCCGAGTACCGCACCGGCAGCCTGCCCATTGACGTGCTGCCCGTCGGCGAGCAGCTGACCGCCCTGACCGTCGCCAGCAAGAGCAACCCCCAGGTCAGCGGCTTCGTGGCCCTGGTCCCCGAGGACCGCGTCACGGACACCTTGAAGCCCGAACGCACCCGCCTGCTGCGCCTCACGCGCGGCGACATCGCCCCCGGCAGCGAAACGCTAGTTGTCACCACCCTGGAACGCGGCACCGGCAAGGTCCTGCGGCAGGTGACCTTGCAGCGCAACACGGACTACATCCTCGACGGGCGCACTGGGATCATCACCCTGGCCCGCGCCCTGGACGACCTGGACCTCGACGGCAACGACGTGCGCGTTCAGGCCACGTACCGCATCAACGACCCGCTCGCGCAGCGCAAGCTCGCCTACGGCGCGCAGGTGAAGTACCAGACCGAACGCGTCAGTGTTGGCGTGGCCGCCGTCAGCCTGGACGGCACCGTCACCACCGGCGCCCGCGCCAGCTACACCAACGGCGCCACCCGCGCCGACGGCCTGCTCACCTACTCCGGCGGCTTCCAGGCCAGCGGGGACTTCAGCACCAAGGTCGGCAGCAGCGCCATCCAGGCCCGCATCCGCTACCAGGACGGCAGCTACCACGGTCTGGCGCCCATCACGCCCGGCCTGAACGCCAGCGCCAGCGTCACCACGCAGCACACCAGCCGCCTCAGCAGCAACGTGCAGGCCGAGTACCACAACACCCTGGGCGCCACCACCACCGACACCCAGGGCGGCAGCGTCACCGCCCGCGCCGACTACCGCGTCGCGCCCTTCAGCATCGGCGCGGGCGTCAAGTACGCCTACGGTGACCAGTACGGCGTCGGCGCCGTCCTCAGCGCCGGGTACCATAAGGCCCCGCTGGACGTGGACATCACCCACACCCAGCCGCTCGCGGGAGGCGCCGGAGGCAACCTCGATCCTATCACCACCATCAGCACCCGCTACGCCGTCACGGACGCCATCACGGTGGGCCTCACCGACGAACTCAACTGGAAGACCGGGCAGCGCGCCACCCTCAGCCTCGACACCCGCGTGGGCAGCGCCAACTACCAGGTCGCGTACGACCTGCCCAGCGCCGGCGGCCAGGGCAACCGCGCGCGGTTCGGCGTCACCACCAGCGTGCCCATCAGCAAGGAACTCACCGCCGGCGTGCGCGCCAGCGCCACGTACGACATCAGCGCGCAGAAACCTGAACTCGGCGCCGGCGTGGACCTCAGCTACAAGACCAGCGCCGTCAGCGCCACCGCCGGCACCGACCTCACCTACAGCAACCTGGGCTTCGGCGTGGTGCTGCGCGGCGGGATCAGCGGCAGCCTCACCGAGCACCTCACCCTCACCGGGGACGGCCTCGTGGAATTCGGCGCGGGCAAGAACGGCCAGCGCGTCGCCCTGGGCTTCGCGTACCGCGACCGCACCTTCAACGCCCTGGGCAGCGTCCGCTACGTGAACGGCACCCTGGCCGGCACTCAACCCGAACTGAGCAGCAGCCTGGCCGCCGAGTACCGCCAGCCCACCTGGGCCGTGCGCGCCGGCCTGGACACCCGCACCCTGCTCAACGACCCGGGCAGCTTCACCGCGCAGCTGGGCCTCAGCGGCACGTACTACGTCACCGACCGCGTCGGTGTGGGCGCCTGGGGCCGCGTGCTCGCCCAGCCGGGCAGCCAGACCACCCAGCTCGGCTACGGCCTCGAAGCCAGCTACCGCGCCCTGCCCGGCACGTGGGTCACCGTCGGCTACAACCCCCAGGGCTTCGTCGGCCTGGGCGGCCCCGACACCCGCCGCGGCGCGTACCTGCGCCTCGACCTGACTGTCGACGACTCTGTGAGTGCGCGGAAGTAATGAGTAAGGAGGACCCTTGCATTATGCAGACCCACTTTAAACAGCTAACGCGTCGACTGTGTTCCGTTGCGCTTGGCGCTGTAATGTTTACAGCCTTCACTAATGCTCAAGCTGCGGCCAGCTATTGCACGGCGGTCTACTCGGTACAGTCCACGCCCTCTATCAGTTCGATCAATCCTGGTACCAGCACCCAGCTCCGTAATTTTAATATTACGGGCGCCGAACCTAATGCCCTAGCCCTGAATCCGGCGGATGGTCTGCTGTACTATTTTAACCGGGCTACAAATCCTGAAACACTATATAGAGTTGACCCAAAAGTGGCCTCTCCTTCTTCTACATTGATTGGCCAGTTTACAAATACATCCCCCGCTTATCTTGTTGGGGCAACCTTTACAGCTACAGGTGGTCTATTGACCTATTGGAGTAACGCTACCATCAGTACGGCTAACATCGGCGCTCGAACTTTCGGTGCGTTCCTGCCAATTACAGGCTCGGACATCGACACCAGCGGCACGGGGACCAATGGCGATATCGCTCTAGATACCAGTGGCCAGCTCTGGGCAGTGAGCAACACGACAAGCGGTACAGGCGCCCTGTACCGCCTGAGCTTGAATGGGTCGGGCACTGCGTATGTCGCCACAAAAGTCGTCACAATCAGCGGGACCTCCTCGACATCGATCAACGGTCTAGCCATCGATCCAGTGACCAACCGCTTTTATATTTCCGTCAACGGTTCTTTGTATGGTCTGGACGTTCTGGGCAGCAACTCAGGGGCGGCAACCTTAAAGGGTAGTGCCACAGGGGTCTCAGACCTAGGTTCCTGTAATGTCACGCCGAACACTCCGACGCTGAGTAAGTCATTCTCCCCGGCACTCATTCAGACCCCGGCGACAACCTCAACCCTTACTATCACGGTTGGTAATACCAACCTGGCCCCGTACTACCTCTATACGAATCTGGTGGACACCATGCCTTCAGGCATGACCGTTACTGCCAGCAGTCTTGGCGGTACATGCGCTACATCCCCCAACTCACTCACTGCAACCAGCAACTCCATTACGCTCGCAGTTGGCGCCACGATTCCGGTGGGTGGATGTACGATCACGGCCACAGTCAACGTTCCAGGCACAGCTGGCCAATACACCAACACCGTCGTGGCCAATACCTTGCAGGCCTCTACGGGTACACTCAACGCGTCTACAAATGCCACTCTGATCAGTCAGGCGGCAGCAACCATTTCTAAAACATTCTCCCCAACTTCCATACCTCTGAATAGTACAAGCACAGTGACATTCACGGTCAGCAATCCTAATCCTGCTGGGAACCCTGTGCTGACCAGCCTGAACTTCACGGACGCCCTGTCAGGCATGAGTGTCGCCAGCACCAGCATCGGCGGTACCTGCGGGGCGACGAGCAGCCCTGACCTGACTGTCGGTGCAACTAGCTTGAACCTTACGGTGCCTACTCTCGCGGCGGGCGCGAGTTGCACCATTACGGTGAGCGTACGAGCAACGCAGGTCGGCGTGAACCCGAACGTGACCAGCGGAGTCAGTAGTACGGAAACCCCCACGCGTGGTGCGGCGTCCAACACTGCGAACCTCACGGTGACACCTCTGACTACAGTGATTAGTAAGGGGTTCAGCCCGGCCAGCGTGTCCCTGGGTTCAACCACGCAGTTGACCATCAGCGTCACGAACCCCAACGGCGTCTCGGCCCAGAACTTCACGCTGACCGACGACGTGGCGGCCACGACCGGCCTGACCGGACTGACGATCACCGCGGTAGGCAGCGACACGTGCCGCGGCGCGGGCAGCACCTCGGTCCTCAACGGCCGGTACGTGCTGAGCGGCGGCACGCTCCCCGCCGCCGGCTGCGCGGTCACGCTGACTGTTCAGCTGCCCAGCAGCGCCACGGTAGGCCCGGCCACCAACACCATTCTGGGCAGCAGCGTCAGCGGCAGCATTAACGGGCAGCCGCTGCCGACCCCCGCCGACGCCACCGCCGCCCTGACGGTCACCGCTGCGGACCTGAACGTGATCAAGGCTGGCCCCCCCTTCGCCAGACCGGGTGAGGTGATCACGTATACGCTGACCGTCACAAACGGCGGCTCCGCTGAAGCGGCGTCTACAACCCTCACCGATCAGCTGCCCAATGGAGTCACGTTGAGCAGCAGTTCGCCCAGTGCGGCGGTCACTGGTACCACGCTTAGCTGGACCCTGGGGACGCTCGCGCCCGGCGCCTCCCAGACATTCACCGTGACCGTCAGGGCGCCGGACCTCACGGCGCTCGCCTCCACGCCGGCCACCCGCTCACTGCTGAACACCGCGCAGGTCACGACCACCAGCCCTGAAAGCACGACCAGCAACAACGCCAGTGTCGTCACCACCCGTATGATCGCCGCGCAGCTCATCAAATTGGTGCGCAACGTCTCCACCGGCACAGCGTTCGCGGCCAGTGGTGGGGGCGTGCCCGGCGAAACACTGGAATACTGCATTCAGGTGCGGAACGTGGGCGCCGTGGACCTGCCGGCCTTCACGCTAGCTGATGACGTGCCCCTGAACACCACCGTGCAGCTGAGTGCCTACGACGCGGAAGCGGCCGGGGCGGGCGCAGCCGGCACAGCGCTGGGTGTGAAACTCACGCGCGGCACCACCAGCTACCTCACGAGCGCGGCGGACACCGACGCGGGCACATTGACCGGGGCGGGCGGGGCATTCACGCGCGGCGCCCTCACCGTGAACCTGGGCACCCTGGTGACTGCAGATCAGGGCAACGTGTGCTTCCGCGCAGTGATCCGCTGATCCAGCCGCACTCTAGAATTCCCGGTATGTCTGCCCGTGCGCGTGGCGCGCTTCTCCTGATCGTGGTGACCTGCCTGTGGGGCAGCACATTCGCGGTGGTCAAGACGCTGGGGCAACTGCTGCCCGCGTCGGACCTGATCTTC includes the following:
- a CDS encoding beta strand repeat-containing protein, with translation MFTAFTNAQAAASYCTAVYSVQSTPSISSINPGTSTQLRNFNITGAEPNALALNPADGLLYYFNRATNPETLYRVDPKVASPSSTLIGQFTNTSPAYLVGATFTATGGLLTYWSNATISTANIGARTFGAFLPITGSDIDTSGTGTNGDIALDTSGQLWAVSNTTSGTGALYRLSLNGSGTAYVATKVVTISGTSSTSINGLAIDPVTNRFYISVNGSLYGLDVLGSNSGAATLKGSATGVSDLGSCNVTPNTPTLSKSFSPALIQTPATTSTLTITVGNTNLAPYYLYTNLVDTMPSGMTVTASSLGGTCATSPNSLTATSNSITLAVGATIPVGGCTITATVNVPGTAGQYTNTVVANTLQASTGTLNASTNATLISQAAATISKTFSPTSIPLNSTSTVTFTVSNPNPAGNPVLTSLNFTDALSGMSVASTSIGGTCGATSSPDLTVGATSLNLTVPTLAAGASCTITVSVRATQVGVNPNVTSGVSSTETPTRGAASNTANLTVTPLTTVISKGFSPASVSLGSTTQLTISVTNPNGVSAQNFTLTDDVAATTGLTGLTITAVGSDTCRGAGSTSVLNGRYVLSGGTLPAAGCAVTLTVQLPSSATVGPATNTILGSSVSGSINGQPLPTPADATAALTVTAADLNVIKAGPPFARPGEVITYTLTVTNGGSAEAASTTLTDQLPNGVTLSSSSPSAAVTGTTLSWTLGTLAPGASQTFTVTVRAPDLTALASTPATRSLLNTAQVTTTSPESTTSNNASVVTTRMIAAQLIKLVRNVSTGTAFAASGGGVPGETLEYCIQVRNVGAVDLPAFTLADDVPLNTTVQLSAYDAEAAGAGAAGTALGVKLTRGTTSYLTSAADTDAGTLTGAGGAFTRGALTVNLGTLVTADQGNVCFRAVIR